From a single Bacillus gobiensis genomic region:
- a CDS encoding response regulator aspartate phosphatase translates to MSSEVGVRINDWYNVIRKHNIDEALIIKSEIEQKMKSMDDKDLSIYYNLMSFRHQMMIDYVDPAFLKDDRIELPEELKDSESKKEQFNGLIEYYFNFFRGMHEFNKGLFIKAILFYKRAEKKLDAVSDEIERAEFNYKVSEVYYHMKQTQVSLLYAMQAFQTYQAYEIYTVRRMHCEFVIAGNYDDLHRPDKALPYLESALYIAKLENNHRLIGAALYNLGNCFLKMGDFATATQYFRESVNRYVEGKLEFLTHSVEAWFSLTQILFKQKNIHEAKRIYEEGLAQAYQLKEEGLIAEFHFLKSLYLEDGDTKGILDSFSVLESKGMYPDIEEFALEAAKYFSENGKYKDSSLFYEKMIEAQKQIRKEGSDYEI, encoded by the coding sequence GTGTCCTCAGAAGTAGGGGTGAGAATCAACGATTGGTATAATGTAATTCGCAAGCATAATATTGATGAAGCTTTAATCATTAAATCAGAAATTGAGCAAAAGATGAAAAGCATGGATGACAAGGATTTATCAATTTATTACAATTTAATGAGCTTTCGACATCAAATGATGATTGATTATGTAGACCCTGCATTTTTAAAAGATGACAGGATAGAGTTACCAGAGGAGTTAAAGGACAGTGAAAGTAAAAAAGAGCAATTCAATGGATTGATAGAGTATTATTTTAACTTTTTTAGAGGGATGCATGAATTTAATAAGGGTCTTTTTATAAAGGCAATATTGTTTTATAAGAGAGCAGAAAAAAAGTTAGATGCTGTATCAGACGAAATTGAAAGAGCTGAATTCAACTACAAAGTCTCAGAGGTTTATTATCATATGAAACAAACTCAAGTATCGCTGCTCTATGCTATGCAGGCATTTCAAACCTATCAGGCCTATGAAATATACACTGTCCGTCGAATGCATTGTGAATTTGTAATAGCGGGGAATTACGATGATTTGCATCGCCCTGACAAGGCCTTGCCGTATCTTGAAAGCGCTTTATATATTGCGAAGCTTGAAAATAATCATCGTCTAATAGGAGCAGCATTATACAATCTTGGGAATTGCTTCTTGAAAATGGGTGATTTCGCCACTGCTACACAATATTTTAGAGAATCTGTTAATCGGTATGTAGAAGGAAAATTAGAATTTCTTACTCATTCAGTTGAAGCTTGGTTTTCACTTACCCAAATTTTATTTAAGCAAAAGAATATTCACGAGGCGAAGAGAATTTATGAAGAGGGTTTAGCTCAAGCATATCAACTAAAGGAAGAAGGTTTAATTGCAGAGTTCCATTTTTTGAAGTCATTATATCTTGAAGATGGGGATACCAAGGGTATATTAGACTCCTTTTCTGTTCTAGAATCGAAAGGAATGTATCCTGACATAGAGGAATTTGCATTGGAAGCAGCGAAATATTTCAGTGAAAATGGAAAATATAAGGATTCCTCTTTATTTTATGAAAAAATGATTGAAGCACAAAAACAAATTCGAAAGGAGGGGAGTGACTATGAAATTTAG
- a CDS encoding MerR family transcriptional regulator, producing MMYSIGEIAKLTGITAFTLRYYEKIGLLPKPQRQNGKEDGIRRYDDRDLQFIRFIHGLKDTGMKLEDIATYVEEGCLLARNDWETDDWKEDIYETLNKRIQLLETHEDHLDRQIKKLEAMKTAAREKRVYYLARLKEKGQEPGSKKTGG from the coding sequence ATGATGTATTCAATTGGAGAGATAGCCAAATTAACGGGCATCACTGCGTTTACATTGAGGTACTATGAAAAAATCGGCCTCCTGCCAAAGCCCCAGCGGCAGAATGGAAAGGAAGACGGGATTCGGCGTTATGATGATCGTGACCTTCAGTTCATTCGTTTTATTCACGGACTGAAGGATACAGGCATGAAGCTTGAAGACATCGCGACGTATGTGGAAGAAGGCTGTCTTTTGGCCAGAAATGATTGGGAGACAGATGATTGGAAAGAAGACATCTATGAAACACTAAACAAACGAATTCAATTGTTAGAAACGCACGAAGATCATCTGGATCGGCAAATCAAAAAGCTGGAAGCGATGAAAACCGCTGCACGTGAAAAAAGAGTGTACTATTTAGCGAGGCTAAAAGAAAAAGGACAGGAGCCCGGCTCTAAAAAAACAGGTGGATAA
- a CDS encoding amidohydrolase family protein — protein MLFKAPFRVVDIHGHLPYSLSFITKNKVVNEYNKDRSDRMKLTWDFPNTKQETEQNDLEAPLIERWEKELDAYQIDTLNFLTAESNDIMASYIRFNPSRFTGFAYHSIEREDAHLELKRAVEELGLKGYKLFGPLVNKDFHDPSLKKVWTYLADKRLPVLIHFGLLGRAGGIVNHQNISPLSIFQVAREYPEIPIIIPHFGAGYFQELLHLCWSCPNIYIDTSGSNQWVRWMPYHLDLEILFRKTFELIGSKRIIFGTDSNGFPRGYVYRYLQDQVRTCREMNMREDDLENIFGNNARYLLGIEKKDRNNYKRGKEVENEL, from the coding sequence ATGTTATTTAAGGCCCCTTTTAGAGTAGTTGATATTCATGGACATTTGCCATACTCTCTTTCTTTTATCACAAAAAACAAAGTGGTTAATGAGTACAACAAAGACCGTTCCGACCGAATGAAACTTACTTGGGATTTCCCGAACACAAAACAAGAAACCGAACAAAATGATCTTGAAGCTCCTCTCATTGAGCGTTGGGAAAAAGAACTTGACGCCTATCAAATTGATACTCTGAATTTTTTAACGGCAGAAAGTAATGACATAATGGCTAGTTATATTAGATTCAACCCCTCAAGATTTACCGGCTTTGCTTACCATTCGATTGAAAGAGAGGATGCTCATCTTGAATTAAAGCGGGCAGTGGAGGAACTGGGATTGAAGGGATATAAGCTATTTGGCCCGCTTGTTAATAAGGATTTCCACGATCCGTCTCTTAAAAAAGTTTGGACATACTTAGCAGATAAGAGATTGCCAGTTTTAATCCATTTTGGTTTGTTGGGAAGAGCAGGGGGGATTGTCAATCATCAAAACATCAGTCCCCTTTCAATTTTTCAAGTAGCTAGAGAGTATCCTGAGATACCCATCATCATTCCGCACTTTGGTGCAGGTTATTTTCAAGAGCTGCTTCACCTTTGTTGGAGCTGCCCGAACATTTACATTGATACTTCGGGATCAAATCAATGGGTGAGATGGATGCCATACCATCTTGATTTGGAAATTTTGTTTCGTAAAACCTTTGAATTGATTGGATCGAAACGGATCATTTTTGGAACAGATTCAAACGGATTTCCAAGAGGGTACGTTTATAGATATCTCCAGGATCAGGTCCGAACGTGCAGAGAGATGAATATGCGCGAAGATGATCTTGAAAACATTTTTGGTAATAACGCCAGATATCTATTGGGAATTGAGAAGAAAGACCGTAACAATTATAAAAGGGGGAAAGAAGTTGAAAATGAATTATAA
- a CDS encoding zinc-binding dehydrogenase — protein MAGENYNRSLQTLNENGRCIVYGYTSVLEKRNSSDWSNEWKQITENETAQGGNPQTLYSITGLKKERLDWFREDLQKVFSLLKEGKIRPIIAEKVPLTEAARAQQSLENSRAVGKVILTNES, from the coding sequence ATTGCCGGCGAAAACTATAATCGTTCGCTTCAAACTTTAAATGAGAACGGACGGTGCATCGTCTATGGTTATACGTCAGTTCTTGAGAAGAGGAATTCAAGTGATTGGTCGAATGAATGGAAACAAATAACGGAAAATGAGACAGCCCAGGGAGGAAATCCTCAAACCCTCTATTCCATAACAGGCTTAAAAAAAGAAAGACTCGATTGGTTTCGAGAGGATCTGCAAAAGGTATTTTCATTATTAAAGGAAGGAAAGATTAGACCAATTATTGCTGAGAAAGTGCCGTTAACGGAGGCTGCAAGAGCCCAACAATCACTTGAAAATTCCAGAGCGGTAGGGAAAGTTATTCTTACGAATGAATCATAG
- a CDS encoding TetR/AcrR family transcriptional regulator, which translates to MTKIDQRSDETKNNILTAAKELFADRGYDTVTMRQIAKKAGCSHTTIYIYFKDKEALLHQLSMPSLLKLQKQMEQIAQHDALTPEDRLKQISHKFIHFCLQNKNMYTIIIAAQSTRIDEKDPKLEINKLRNNMFALLMSVIQECLSIPKNEQLLTFTRIFFYNLHGTVSTYTYSNESVEELMNRLSSTFDEAVDVILFGFKEKINQGADEK; encoded by the coding sequence ATGACTAAAATTGACCAGCGTTCAGATGAAACAAAAAATAATATCCTTACTGCTGCAAAGGAACTGTTTGCCGACCGGGGGTATGACACAGTAACGATGCGGCAAATCGCGAAAAAAGCAGGCTGCTCACATACGACGATTTATATTTATTTTAAGGATAAGGAAGCTCTGCTCCACCAGCTTTCAATGCCTTCATTGCTCAAATTGCAAAAGCAAATGGAACAAATCGCACAGCATGATGCTTTAACCCCAGAAGACAGATTGAAACAAATCAGCCATAAATTTATCCATTTTTGTTTACAGAACAAAAACATGTACACAATCATTATCGCCGCACAATCTACCAGGATCGATGAGAAAGATCCAAAGCTCGAAATTAATAAACTTCGCAACAATATGTTTGCTTTATTGATGAGCGTCATTCAGGAATGTCTCTCTATACCGAAAAACGAACAGCTATTAACATTTACGCGTATTTTTTTCTATAACCTCCATGGAACCGTGAGCACTTACACTTATTCGAATGAATCAGTCGAAGAATTGATGAATAGATTATCATCAACCTTTGATGAAGCCGTTGATGTCATTCTTTTTGGTTTTAAAGAAAAAATAAATCAGGGAGCAGATGAAAAATGA
- the tcyA gene encoding cystine ABC transporter substrate-binding lipoprotein TcyA translates to MKKGLFTILFIMLFAALTACGNADNSSEKDSNKNEDLWTAVKDKGVLTVGTEGTYAPFTFHDEKNQLTGYDVEVIKEVGKRLDLEVEFKETQWDSMFSGLNSKRFDLVANQVGKNGREDQYDFSEKYTTSKAVVVTKADNNSIKSEEDVKGKTSAQSLTSNYNDIAKEAGANVQGVEGLAQALQLIQQGRADVTFNDKLAVLNYLTTSKNKNVKIAFETGEPQETYFAFRKGSDTLVEQVNKALDEMKEDGTLSKISEKWFGEDVSN, encoded by the coding sequence ATGAAAAAAGGACTATTTACCATCCTGTTCATTATGCTTTTTGCAGCATTAACAGCATGTGGAAATGCTGATAACTCTTCAGAGAAAGACAGTAATAAAAATGAAGACTTATGGACAGCAGTTAAAGATAAAGGTGTGTTAACCGTTGGAACAGAAGGAACCTACGCACCGTTTACCTTCCACGATGAAAAAAACCAATTGACCGGTTATGATGTGGAAGTTATCAAAGAGGTCGGCAAACGGCTTGATCTTGAGGTCGAGTTTAAAGAAACTCAATGGGACAGTATGTTTTCCGGGCTAAACAGCAAGCGATTTGATTTGGTTGCCAATCAAGTCGGTAAAAACGGCCGTGAAGACCAATATGATTTCTCTGAAAAATATACAACTTCTAAAGCTGTCGTCGTTACGAAAGCCGATAACAACAGTATCAAATCTGAAGAAGATGTCAAAGGAAAAACATCAGCTCAATCATTGACAAGTAACTACAACGATATCGCTAAAGAAGCAGGCGCCAATGTACAAGGCGTGGAAGGTCTTGCCCAGGCTTTACAGCTCATTCAGCAAGGAAGAGCAGATGTAACGTTTAATGATAAACTAGCTGTACTTAATTATCTAACAACGTCAAAAAATAAAAATGTAAAAATAGCTTTTGAAACCGGCGAACCACAAGAAACCTATTTTGCCTTCCGTAAAGGCAGTGATACGTTAGTTGAACAAGTGAATAAAGCTTTGGATGAAATGAAAGAAGACGGAACACTTTCAAAAATATCAGAGAAATGGTTTGGTGAAGATGTTTCTAATTAA
- a CDS encoding PH domain-containing protein, whose product MRREELNTIASKPHRLHPLWILFSIGELIKELIIPIVIYLINLGSESLLMTIGKIGVILFVVFRMTSILFEWWNFHYFFYNNELRVQNGRFMKKKRFIPLDRIQGVQINSNFLHRFFGLTSITIDTAATEGDSSVKLVLIKRSEALRIQEYVAQKPPVPNQPAEKETLVEADNLQPSDCKEIKYRVSGKEIIHASLTSFSFAAVIPILVGLLFKINEILSLEKYFDNALKFVQSAWTWMIVFGIALFFVSVVFGMVLTYLRFGRYIVQTDAERIYIQKGVLNQSEWMIEKRRVQAVKFKKSFIRRLFGIVEVELVCAGAFGDEAVESNLLFPFISEKKALQLLPDIVPAFKVSENMNKLPQSALWVKCLRPSYFWIVVTAVLVYIWPDKWYFSILLLAIIMCLRILNFYNSRFSVDDRFIQMSSGSFSSEMFVTTKQKIEQLSVTESWLQRKAGLATLDIATRGTPIHHAEIADIPKEAAVRYYLWYGNRAKAN is encoded by the coding sequence ATGAGACGGGAAGAATTGAATACTATTGCCTCTAAACCTCATCGTCTGCATCCGTTATGGATATTATTTTCGATTGGTGAGTTGATAAAAGAGTTAATTATTCCAATCGTCATTTATCTAATAAATCTAGGGTCGGAATCGTTATTAATGACAATTGGAAAAATCGGTGTCATTTTGTTTGTTGTCTTTCGTATGACTTCAATCTTATTTGAATGGTGGAATTTTCATTATTTTTTTTATAATAATGAGCTGAGGGTGCAAAACGGACGTTTTATGAAGAAGAAGCGTTTTATTCCGCTTGATCGCATTCAAGGTGTGCAGATCAATTCTAATTTTCTGCACCGTTTCTTCGGCTTAACATCCATTACAATTGATACAGCTGCAACAGAAGGAGATTCTTCGGTTAAGCTAGTCTTGATTAAACGCTCGGAGGCTCTCAGGATTCAGGAATATGTCGCACAAAAACCACCTGTTCCTAATCAACCTGCAGAGAAAGAGACACTTGTTGAAGCAGACAATCTCCAACCGTCGGATTGTAAAGAGATAAAGTATAGGGTAAGCGGAAAGGAAATCATTCATGCTTCACTCACGTCATTTAGCTTTGCTGCGGTTATCCCGATATTGGTAGGACTGCTTTTCAAAATTAATGAAATCTTATCGCTTGAAAAGTATTTTGATAACGCTTTGAAATTTGTTCAAAGCGCTTGGACGTGGATGATTGTATTCGGGATTGCTCTCTTTTTTGTGTCGGTTGTGTTCGGCATGGTACTCACGTATTTGCGTTTCGGCAGGTATATTGTTCAGACGGATGCAGAGAGAATTTATATTCAAAAAGGGGTCCTGAATCAATCCGAATGGATGATCGAAAAGAGAAGAGTCCAAGCGGTGAAATTCAAAAAATCGTTTATTCGCCGCTTGTTCGGCATTGTAGAGGTAGAGCTTGTTTGTGCAGGAGCATTTGGAGATGAGGCTGTTGAATCGAACCTGCTGTTTCCGTTCATTTCAGAAAAAAAGGCGCTGCAGCTGCTGCCTGATATTGTTCCTGCATTTAAAGTAAGTGAGAATATGAACAAGCTGCCACAATCCGCTCTATGGGTAAAATGTTTACGACCGAGCTACTTCTGGATAGTGGTAACAGCTGTCCTTGTCTATATTTGGCCGGATAAATGGTATTTCTCTATTTTATTGCTGGCGATTATTATGTGCTTGCGAATACTGAATTTTTATAACAGCCGCTTTTCTGTGGACGATCGATTTATTCAAATGAGCTCGGGTTCATTTTCCTCAGAAATGTTTGTAACAACGAAGCAAAAGATTGAACAATTGTCCGTTACTGAGTCATGGCTGCAACGAAAAGCAGGGCTTGCTACTCTTGATATCGCAACACGCGGAACACCGATTCATCACGCTGAGATCGCTGATATCCCGAAAGAAGCTGCTGTGCGCTATTATCTCTGGTATGGAAATCGAGCAAAGGCTAATTAA
- a CDS encoding amino acid ABC transporter ATP-binding protein, with amino-acid sequence MLSVSGLQKSFGDNTILKNINFEIKKGKVIAILGPSGSGKTTLLRCLNALETPEQGILSFDDFSIDFSEKNKQSDLLRLRKKSGMVFQAYHLFPHRTALQNVMEGPVQVQKKNKAEAKKEAIQLLEKVGLEDKLDLYPFQLSGGQQQRVGIARALAIKPELMLFDEPTSALDPELIGEVLTVMKNLANEGWTMAVVTHEIKFAQEIADEIIFIDGGVIVEQGPPSEVLISPKEERTKRFLHRILNPL; translated from the coding sequence ATGTTATCCGTAAGTGGATTACAAAAATCGTTTGGCGATAACACCATATTAAAAAACATTAATTTTGAAATAAAAAAAGGAAAAGTCATTGCCATTTTAGGACCGTCCGGATCAGGGAAAACGACATTGCTACGATGTTTAAACGCCCTGGAGACTCCCGAGCAAGGCATTCTCTCTTTTGATGATTTTTCCATCGATTTTTCTGAAAAGAACAAGCAATCAGACCTGCTTCGTCTCAGAAAAAAATCCGGAATGGTTTTTCAAGCCTATCACTTGTTTCCGCATCGGACGGCATTGCAAAATGTAATGGAAGGTCCGGTTCAGGTTCAGAAAAAAAACAAAGCGGAAGCCAAAAAAGAAGCTATCCAATTGTTAGAAAAGGTTGGTTTAGAGGATAAATTGGACTTATATCCGTTTCAGCTTTCCGGCGGACAGCAGCAACGCGTCGGCATTGCACGGGCGCTCGCAATCAAGCCCGAACTGATGCTTTTTGATGAACCGACTTCTGCTTTGGATCCAGAGCTTATTGGCGAGGTTCTTACGGTCATGAAAAACCTGGCTAACGAAGGCTGGACAATGGCTGTCGTCACGCATGAAATCAAATTTGCCCAGGAGATTGCAGACGAGATTATTTTTATCGATGGAGGGGTAATCGTCGAACAAGGTCCTCCGAGCGAGGTGCTCATCTCCCCTAAGGAAGAGCGCACCAAGCGCTTTCTGCACAGGATTTTGAATCCTCTTTGA
- a CDS encoding amino acid ABC transporter permease, whose protein sequence is MFLIKDLQTFGFAIPWDLMQQSFWPILLEGIRYTIPLTIISFIVGLIIALLTAFARISKVKILRWIFSIYVSAIRGTPLLVQLFIIFYLLPEINIYIDPYPTAIIAFSLNVGAYASEIIRASILSVPKGQWEAGYTIGMSYRKTLFRVILPQAMRVSIPPLSNTFISLVKDTSLASQILVTELFRKSQEIGATHLDQIVYIYMLAAFIYWIICFLLSLVQHHIERYLDRFTAR, encoded by the coding sequence ATGTTTCTAATTAAGGATCTCCAAACTTTCGGATTTGCTATTCCATGGGATTTAATGCAGCAATCATTTTGGCCAATTTTACTAGAGGGAATCAGATATACGATTCCCTTAACTATTATTTCATTTATTGTCGGATTGATTATTGCACTCCTGACAGCTTTTGCCCGGATTTCCAAGGTGAAAATTCTCCGGTGGATTTTTAGTATTTATGTTTCAGCGATTAGGGGAACACCTCTATTGGTGCAATTGTTTATCATTTTTTACTTACTTCCTGAAATTAACATTTACATTGACCCGTATCCAACAGCGATTATCGCATTCTCTTTAAATGTGGGTGCCTATGCGTCAGAAATTATTCGCGCCTCTATTCTTTCTGTACCGAAAGGACAATGGGAGGCAGGCTATACGATAGGGATGTCTTATAGAAAAACCTTATTTCGCGTTATTTTGCCGCAAGCCATGAGGGTATCGATCCCGCCCTTATCCAACACCTTTATCAGTTTGGTCAAGGATACGTCACTTGCATCACAGATTTTGGTGACTGAACTGTTCAGAAAATCCCAGGAAATCGGTGCGACTCATCTCGATCAAATTGTCTATATTTACATGTTAGCCGCATTTATATACTGGATTATTTGCTTTCTTTTATCACTTGTCCAGCATCATATCGAACGGTATCTTGACCGATTTACAGCAAGATAG
- a CDS encoding MBL fold metallo-hydrolase, translating into MKKQQISEHIWSLKTWMIIPVHVWIVTDDDGVTLIDAGIPSMAKSILSFIDELQAGPLQRILLTHGHSDHTGAISSILKTANVPVYAHRIEIPYMDGELPYPRRKKAAQSVSKEIAKALPEDEHGNLTRMAELTPYLTPGHSPGHVVFYHEKNEVMLAGDLFTSKKGKLHRPMPMFTADMNEAIKSSTIVRKLKPKRLEVCHGNSVFQPADHLDEYLQNFGKEISSLSI; encoded by the coding sequence ATGAAAAAACAACAAATTTCAGAGCATATTTGGAGCTTGAAAACGTGGATGATAATCCCGGTTCACGTGTGGATCGTTACTGATGACGATGGAGTCACACTCATTGATGCAGGCATACCTTCGATGGCTAAAAGCATTTTATCATTTATTGATGAGCTGCAGGCCGGACCACTTCAAAGAATTCTGTTAACGCATGGCCATTCGGATCATACAGGGGCGATTTCTTCTATTTTAAAAACAGCAAATGTCCCGGTTTATGCGCATCGAATCGAAATCCCGTATATGGACGGAGAACTGCCTTATCCACGCCGAAAAAAAGCCGCCCAATCCGTTTCAAAAGAGATAGCCAAAGCACTTCCTGAAGATGAGCACGGAAACTTAACTAGGATGGCAGAACTCACCCCTTACCTTACACCTGGCCATTCACCGGGGCATGTCGTTTTTTATCACGAAAAGAATGAAGTAATGCTCGCAGGTGATCTCTTCACCTCTAAAAAAGGGAAGCTTCACCGGCCCATGCCAATGTTTACAGCCGATATGAATGAAGCGATCAAAAGCAGCACGATCGTCAGGAAATTGAAACCGAAGCGATTGGAGGTCTGTCACGGGAATTCAGTATTTCAGCCCGCCGATCACTTAGACGAATACCTTCAGAACTTTGGTAAAGAAATAAGCAGCCTCTCCATATGA
- a CDS encoding YrdB family protein, whose translation MIIIEYTVLAILFLLELSALVAFVYWGFQLDKGLAVKLIVGIGTPLLVAIFWGMFVSPKATIPVSVPIGILLKLVIFGAAAAALYFAGQKTLAIIFFIVVLVVIGLDYWLGF comes from the coding sequence ATGATCATCATAGAATATACCGTGTTAGCCATCCTTTTTCTTTTAGAACTCTCGGCTTTAGTAGCATTTGTTTATTGGGGCTTTCAGCTCGATAAAGGATTAGCTGTCAAACTGATCGTTGGAATCGGCACGCCGTTGCTTGTCGCCATCTTTTGGGGAATGTTCGTATCTCCAAAAGCAACAATTCCCGTTTCTGTTCCAATAGGAATTCTCTTGAAGCTTGTTATTTTCGGTGCTGCAGCAGCCGCCTTATACTTTGCCGGACAGAAAACACTCGCTATCATTTTTTTCATCGTTGTTCTCGTTGTGATTGGGTTGGATTATTGGCTGGGGTTTTGA
- a CDS encoding DinB family protein produces the protein MDSVLNVFLSHFRTMDLTDWRKPRVLADYDVTPEWVVYHLIEHESYHRGQIFQLLSHIEKQESF, from the coding sequence ATGGATTCTGTACTAAACGTATTTCTTTCTCACTTCAGGACAATGGATCTGACGGATTGGAGAAAGCCTCGTGTGCTTGCCGATTATGATGTCACGCCTGAGTGGGTCGTCTATCATCTGATTGAACACGAATCATATCATAGGGGCCAGATTTTTCAGCTGCTGTCCCATATAGAAAAACAGGAATCTTTTTGA
- a CDS encoding Na/Pi cotransporter family protein, which produces MEIDIQKLLFEFIGGLGIFLIGIKYMGDGLQKSAGDRLRDILDRFTTNPVMGVLAGIIVTVLIQSSSGTTVITVGLVSAGFMTLRQAIGVIMGANIGTTITAFIIGFDVGEYALPIIAVGSFLLFFFKNKKLQNWGQVFFGFGALFYGLELMSGGMKPLRTMEAFHDLTVNMSSNPLLGVIVGTIFTLIVQSSSATIGILQGLFADSLIDINSALPVLFGDNIGTTITAVLASIGASVAAKRAAATHVLFNLIGTAIFLVLLKPFTSFIVFLQSAWSLDPKMTIAFAHGIFNTTNTLIQLPFVAVLAFLVTKIIPGKDTVIEYKAKHLDPIFIEQSPSIALGQAKEEVLRMGEFAIKGLEETYQFLLTKQPKHAKNAYQIEDAINNLDRKITNYLIELSSASLSDQESEEHNMLMDTVRDIERVGDHFENLIELVEYKMATRVDITESAIDDLKYMIELTVSTIKESLAALDQNDKDIAEKVIEKEEQIDKLERKLRKQHILRLNKGLCTGQAGIVFVDIISNLERIGDHAVNIAEAVAGDQI; this is translated from the coding sequence TTGGAAATAGATATACAAAAACTATTGTTCGAATTTATTGGCGGACTTGGAATTTTCTTGATTGGAATTAAGTACATGGGAGACGGCCTCCAGAAATCTGCGGGAGATCGGTTGAGAGACATTTTGGATCGATTTACAACCAATCCTGTAATGGGTGTTCTCGCTGGAATTATTGTTACCGTTTTAATCCAAAGCAGTTCCGGTACAACTGTGATTACGGTCGGGCTTGTAAGTGCGGGATTTATGACACTTCGCCAGGCGATAGGAGTCATTATGGGAGCAAATATCGGGACTACCATCACCGCATTTATTATCGGTTTTGATGTGGGTGAGTATGCTTTACCGATTATTGCAGTTGGATCTTTCCTTCTGTTTTTCTTTAAAAATAAAAAACTTCAAAATTGGGGACAGGTCTTTTTCGGATTTGGTGCCCTATTTTACGGATTGGAATTAATGAGCGGAGGAATGAAGCCCCTTCGTACAATGGAAGCATTTCATGATTTAACAGTAAACATGAGTTCGAATCCGCTTCTTGGAGTAATTGTAGGGACCATTTTTACATTAATTGTGCAAAGCTCAAGTGCCACGATCGGAATTTTGCAAGGGCTTTTTGCCGATTCATTAATTGATATAAATAGTGCGCTGCCAGTATTATTCGGAGATAACATTGGCACAACGATTACGGCAGTATTAGCATCAATTGGCGCTTCTGTTGCAGCAAAGAGAGCGGCTGCTACTCATGTGCTGTTTAATCTTATTGGGACTGCCATATTTTTAGTTTTGCTTAAACCATTTACATCATTTATTGTCTTTCTCCAGTCAGCTTGGAGCCTTGATCCCAAAATGACGATTGCTTTTGCGCATGGGATATTTAATACAACGAATACTCTTATTCAGCTGCCTTTTGTTGCTGTATTAGCATTTCTTGTGACAAAAATTATTCCTGGAAAGGATACGGTCATTGAGTACAAGGCAAAGCATCTTGATCCTATTTTTATTGAACAATCACCGTCGATTGCTCTTGGACAAGCAAAAGAAGAGGTTTTGCGTATGGGTGAATTTGCTATAAAAGGACTTGAAGAAACCTATCAATTTTTGCTGACCAAACAACCGAAACATGCTAAAAATGCCTATCAAATAGAGGATGCAATCAATAACCTTGACCGGAAAATTACTAACTATCTCATCGAACTGTCATCTGCATCACTGTCTGATCAGGAGTCAGAAGAGCATAATATGTTAATGGATACAGTAAGAGACATTGAACGAGTCGGAGATCATTTTGAAAATCTTATCGAGCTTGTCGAATATAAAATGGCAACTCGAGTAGACATTACCGAATCGGCGATTGACGATTTAAAATATATGATCGAATTGACTGTTTCAACTATTAAGGAATCCTTAGCTGCTCTTGATCAAAATGATAAAGACATAGCAGAAAAAGTCATTGAAAAAGAGGAGCAGATTGACAAGTTGGAACGAAAGCTTCGCAAGCAGCATATTCTTCGTTTGAACAAAGGATTATGCACTGGCCAGGCAGGAATTGTTTTCGTTGATATCATCAGCAATCTGGAACGAATCGGTGATCATGCAGTAAATATAGCTGAAGCCGTAGCCGGTGATCAAATATAA